One region of Cydia pomonella isolate Wapato2018A chromosome 9, ilCydPomo1, whole genome shotgun sequence genomic DNA includes:
- the LOC133521323 gene encoding cGMP-dependent protein kinase 1-like, whose translation MVLCPPFRWSSKGGFNLSNAAPAEPDERRGTIKLTDNVDVPMQTVNGSVSNGTAEHRPQQDEVQQQEPEILAKMSTTSYMSIQSGRTTYSRDSDFEMNSRSNSSTDMKTVSDFITRPAHAEPQRTERKRGIIAPHAPLDTSRASVDLQYMKYEKDEKSAEQIRKAIMANDFLKNLMDEELLTMVVEAMSPQVFQAVSLIIREGESGSHLYVSADGQFEVLKGGQVVKNFGPGEAFGELAILYKAKRFASIRCITEAKVWTLERRVFQKIMVGSGRREQEYNMRFLASVPLLQGIHPIELAKISDFLKREFFSAGTAVVRQGERGDKFYIIRGGTVAVTKREGEGPDRRVGTLRRGDYFGEQALLHEDRRLATVTAEPPGVECLTLERGPFTELLGNLDELKNIRHSVPPPLEQRKSSQVKSEFEYVELKDLEIVGTMGVGGFGRVELVQYKRDPKLTFALKCLKKVDMVQQQQQVHAYNEKNIMMVCNSPFICRLYRTFKDNKYIYFLMEPVLGGEVWTILQKQRFFPEATARFMAACVVEAFQYLHSKDIVYRDLKPENLMLDRLGYIKLVDFGFAKQLDPNVKTYTFAGTPEYVAPEIVLNKGHDRAVDCWALGVFIYELLVGKPPFRAAGSDHMKTYTLILRGIDAVPFHPRVPKSAQMLVRKLCRAVPAERLGYLKKMMDVKNHKWFLGFDWEALRERKLKAPLVQRVASPTDLSNFEKYPKEKLPPDETSGWDLEF comes from the exons ATGGTGCTGTGTCCCCCGTTCAGGTGGTCGTCGAAAGGCGGCTTTAACCTGAGCAACGCTGCACCGGCCGAACCAGACGAGCGACGTGGGACTATC AAACTAACTGACAATGTCGATGTCCCAATGCAAACCGTTAACGGCAGCGTCTCAAATGGCACTGCGGAGCATCGGCCACAACAAGATGAAGTCCAACAGCAGGAGCCAGAGATATTGGCCAAGATGTCCACCACCAGTTACATGAGCATACAAAGCGGGAGGACCACGTATAGCAGGGATTCAGATTTCGAAATGAATAGTAGAAGTAACAGCAGCACGGATATGAAAACTGTATCGGATTTCATAACCAGACCAGCGCACGCTGAACCGCAGCGCACTGAGCGCAAGAGAGGCATCATcgcgccgcacgcgccgctTGACACCTCGCGCGCCAGTGTGGATCTGCAATACATGAAATATGAAAAGGATGAAAA ATCTGCCGAACAAATAAGAAAAGCAATAATGGCCAATGACTTTCTAAAAAATTTGATGGATGAAGAGCTATTAACGATGGTGGTGGAAGCGATGAGCCCACAGGTGTTCCAAGCCGTGAGTTTAATAATCCGCGAGGGCGAGTCCGGGAGTCATCTGTACGTATCTGCCGATGGACAGTTCGAGGTTCTAAAAGGCGGACAGGTTGTGAAGAACTTCGGGCCTGGAGAAGCGTTCGGAGAACTCGCTATCTTGTATAAAGCTAAACGATTTGCGTCGATACGAT GTATAACAGAAGCCAAAGTATGGACACTGGAGCGGCGTGTGTTCCAAAAGATCATGGTGGGCAGCGGGCGGCGCGAGCAGGAGTACAACATGCGCTTCCTGGCCTCCGTACCGCTGCTGCAGGGCATACACCCCATCGAGCTCGCCAAGATCTCAGACTTCCTCAAAAGG GAGTTCTTCTCAGCGGGTACGGCGGTTGTGCGGCAAGGCGAACGGGGTGACAAGTTCTACATCATACGCGGCGGCACCGTGGCGGTGACGAAGCGCGAGGGCGAAGGCCCCGACCGACGCGTGGGCACGTTGCGCCGAGGCGACTACTTCGGCGAACAGGCGCTGCTGCATGAGGACCGTCGGCTTGCCACTGTAACCGCTGAGCCCCCCGGAGTAGAGTGCCTCACACTAGAACGAGG ACCCTTCACGGAACTCCTCGGAAACTTAGACGAATTAAAGAATATCAGGCATTCCGTCCCTCCGCCACTGGAGCAAAGAAAGTCATCCCAAGTTAAGAGCG aaTTTGAATACGTGGAGCTTAAAGACCTTGAGattgtgggcacgatgggcgTGGGCGGGTTCGGGCGCGTGGAGCTGGTGCAGTACAAGCGCGACCCGAAGCTGACGTTCGCGCTCAAGTGCCTGAAGAAGGTGGACATGgtgcagcagcagcagcaggtGCACGCTTATAACGAGAAGAATATTATGATGGTCTGCAACAGCCCCTTCATTTGCAG GTTATACCGCACATTCAAAGACAACAAGTACATCTACTTCCTCATGGAGCCGGTCCTCGGCGGCGAGGTGTGGACGATCCTGCAGAAACAGCGTTTCTTCCCGGAGGCCACCGCGCGGTTCATGGCGGCTTGCGTCGTCGAGGCCTTCCAATACCTGCACTCCAAGGATATCGTCTATCGGGACTTGAAGCCCGAGAATCTTATGCTAGATAGACTTGGATATATTAAGTTG GTCGACTTTGGATTTGCGAAGCAACTTGACCCAAATGTCAAGACGTACACTTTCGCCGGCACGCCCGAATACGTTGCTCCAGAGATAGTGCTAAATAAG GGCCACGACCGAGCCGTGGACTGCTGGGCCCTAGGCGTGTTCATCTACGAGCTGCTGGTGGGCAAGCCGCCGTTCCGCGCGGCCGGCAGCGACCACATGAAGACGTACACGCTGATCCTGCGCGGCATCGACGCCGTGCCTTTCCACCCTCGCGTGCCCAAGTCCGCGCAGATGCTGGTGCGCAAACTGTGCCGCGCCGTGCCGGCCGAGCGGCTTGGCTACTTGAAGAAGATGATGGACGTTAAGAATCAcaa ATGGTTCCTCGGGTTCGACTGGGAGGCGCTCCGCGAGCGCAAGCTGAAGGCGCCGCTCGTGCAGCGCGTCGCCAGCCCCACCGACCTCTCTAACTTCGAGAAGTATCCCAAGGAGAAACTGCCTCCGGACGAAACTTCCGGCTGGGACCTTGAGTTCTAG